One window of Psychrobacillus sp. FSL H8-0483 genomic DNA carries:
- a CDS encoding LysR family transcriptional regulator: protein MEFKDLEIFQLVAQKGTITEAAKALSYVQSNITSRIHKLETELNTPLFNRHNRGISLTPEGKKLLVYCEKILSLTDEMKKVVQSGDNPSGKLEIGSVETVIKLPNILSVYTKKYKNVDLSLLTGVTNQLQQDVLNHRLDGAFVTETDVHPDLISHDVFQEELVLISDMKATSIEQLIHEPFLCFSNGCGYRARLESWYKDQNIIPQKVMEFGTLETILSSVAVGLGITFVPKSAVAHLEKRGLIQCHTLPEKYSKIKTIFIRRSNTYLTSTIEKFIEIIEQTKNEAAEPLSLSTN from the coding sequence ATGGAGTTTAAAGACTTAGAGATTTTTCAACTAGTTGCGCAAAAAGGAACAATCACAGAAGCTGCAAAAGCGTTAAGTTATGTACAATCGAATATTACTTCAAGAATTCATAAGCTGGAAACAGAGCTAAATACACCGCTGTTTAATCGACATAATCGCGGTATCAGTTTAACACCTGAAGGAAAAAAATTATTAGTCTATTGCGAGAAAATATTATCATTAACGGATGAAATGAAAAAAGTCGTACAAAGCGGGGATAATCCATCCGGTAAGTTAGAGATAGGATCTGTAGAAACAGTTATTAAATTACCAAATATATTATCTGTTTATACGAAGAAGTATAAAAATGTGGACCTCTCACTACTAACAGGTGTTACCAACCAATTGCAACAAGATGTATTGAATCATCGTTTAGATGGAGCCTTTGTAACGGAAACAGATGTACATCCTGACCTCATATCTCATGATGTTTTTCAAGAAGAGCTTGTTCTCATATCAGATATGAAAGCAACTTCCATAGAACAATTAATACATGAGCCATTCCTTTGTTTCAGCAATGGCTGTGGGTACCGTGCAAGACTTGAATCTTGGTACAAAGATCAAAATATAATTCCTCAAAAAGTGATGGAATTCGGGACATTAGAAACAATTCTAAGCAGTGTTGCTGTAGGACTAGGCATCACATTCGTACCAAAATCTGCTGTTGCCCATTTAGAAAAAAGAGGGTTAATTCAGTGCCATACACTACCTGAAAAATATAGTAAGATCAAAACAATTTTTATTAGACGTTCCAATACCTATCTAACATCTACAATCGAAAAATTTATCGAAATAATTGAACAGACAAAGAATGAAGCGGCAGAGCCATTATCTCTTAGTACCAATTAA
- a CDS encoding GNAT family N-acetyltransferase produces the protein MIKLVLMNSDEYQKYITSAIKSYAEEKVLSGNWNQEESISKAEEEYTKLLPNGEKTESNFLYTILNDDKAIGVIWLAQKSEKEGFIYDINILEKYQGFGYAKEAMKQIENVGQKLGMIKIGLHVFGHNMVARGLYEKLGYQTTNVLMEKEI, from the coding sequence ATGATTAAATTAGTTTTAATGAATTCCGATGAGTATCAAAAATATATTACTTCAGCGATTAAATCATATGCGGAAGAAAAAGTTTTATCTGGGAATTGGAATCAGGAAGAATCAATTAGTAAAGCGGAAGAGGAATATACAAAGCTTTTGCCAAATGGTGAGAAGACTGAGAGTAATTTCTTATACACTATTCTAAATGATGACAAGGCAATTGGAGTTATATGGCTTGCACAAAAATCTGAAAAAGAAGGATTTATTTATGATATTAATATATTAGAAAAATACCAAGGATTTGGGTATGCCAAGGAAGCAATGAAGCAAATAGAGAATGTTGGGCAAAAACTTGGAATGATTAAAATAGGTCTTCATGTTTTTGGTCATAACATGGTCGCAAGAGGATTATATGAAAAATTAGGTTATCAGACTACAAATGTTTTGATGGAAAAAGAAATTTAA
- a CDS encoding NIPSNAP family protein produces the protein MFYRRKFYTVKNDFVEKFNEHFNKTNLPNQLKHGARLVGRWMNDNKDNTTEIFAIWEYDSYDDYIEIENNIKADGTHVKRIKEWYEKNGGREHVFTEYILEVKNEALVSTLNKDN, from the coding sequence ATGTTTTATCGGAGAAAATTTTACACTGTAAAAAATGATTTTGTAGAGAAATTTAATGAACATTTCAATAAAACTAATTTACCTAATCAACTAAAGCACGGAGCACGTTTGGTAGGACGTTGGATGAATGATAATAAAGATAATACTACGGAAATTTTCGCTATTTGGGAATATGACAGTTATGACGATTATATAGAAATAGAGAATAATATAAAAGCTGACGGTACTCACGTTAAACGAATTAAAGAGTGGTACGAGAAAAATGGCGGTAGGGAACATGTTTTTACTGAATATATATTGGAAGTGAAAAACGAAGCGTTAGTGTCCACTCTAAATAAAGATAACTAA
- a CDS encoding NUDIX domain-containing protein — MNYIQTIRKLIGNEMLMTVGCGIILEQENKILLQHRTDRDVWGIPGGVMEPGETFLETAVRETFEETGLKVEQLQLFGLYSGEEGFAEYQNGDKVFSVQVIFHSSCFSGELLHRTEESYEHRFFSRNNLPHLNSHQERFIQDWVNQVPLPVIK; from the coding sequence ATGAATTACATTCAAACAATTCGCAAATTAATTGGAAATGAAATGCTCATGACTGTAGGTTGTGGAATTATTCTTGAACAAGAAAATAAGATTTTACTACAACATCGAACGGATCGCGATGTTTGGGGTATTCCAGGGGGGGTTATGGAGCCTGGAGAAACGTTCCTTGAAACAGCTGTGAGAGAAACATTCGAGGAAACAGGATTAAAAGTTGAACAATTACAGTTGTTTGGTCTTTATTCAGGTGAAGAAGGTTTTGCAGAATATCAGAATGGAGATAAAGTTTTCAGCGTTCAGGTTATTTTCCATTCAAGTTGTTTTTCAGGAGAATTACTTCATCGCACTGAAGAAAGTTACGAACACCGATTCTTTTCCCGTAATAACCTACCTCATTTGAACTCGCATCAAGAGCGATTCATTCAGGATTGGGTGAACCAGGTGCCTTTGCCAGTAATAAAATAA
- a CDS encoding DMT family transporter, whose protein sequence is MKGNVLLGAILCLVASVSWGAMFPVAHNAFQYIDPFYFTIFRYGTVTVILVILLLWREGKQAFQFEGKGLSLWFFGTMAFTVYNLLIFWGEDLLGEPGVMVASIMESLMPMISIVIVWMLYRRKPYTFTLVCVLIAFIGAALVITKGDFGAFLSATDNLVPSVLILIAVIGWVIYTMGGSQFRGWSALRYSTLSCLLGTISAAVIVLILTLSGYVNVPTMETMTIVSPHLLFMIIFPGVIALIGWNVGVSILTPLNGLLFINFVPVTTLVISLIQGNQVNYYELIGITFIIFSLISNNIFLRRQQKSEPVPINKIKASSSMKEIL, encoded by the coding sequence ATGAAAGGTAATGTATTATTAGGTGCTATTTTATGTCTTGTAGCAAGTGTGTCGTGGGGAGCCATGTTTCCTGTTGCGCATAATGCTTTTCAATATATAGATCCGTTTTATTTTACTATTTTCCGTTATGGTACAGTGACAGTTATTTTAGTAATACTTCTATTATGGAGAGAAGGAAAACAGGCATTTCAATTTGAAGGAAAAGGATTATCATTATGGTTTTTCGGCACGATGGCTTTCACGGTTTATAATTTACTTATTTTCTGGGGAGAAGATTTATTGGGAGAGCCGGGTGTGATGGTTGCATCGATTATGGAATCTTTAATGCCAATGATATCTATTGTAATTGTATGGATGTTGTACAGACGTAAGCCTTATACATTCACATTAGTATGTGTTTTAATAGCATTTATTGGTGCTGCGCTCGTTATAACGAAAGGGGATTTCGGAGCGTTTTTATCTGCTACCGATAATCTTGTTCCTTCCGTACTTATTTTGATAGCGGTTATTGGATGGGTTATTTACACAATGGGTGGCAGTCAGTTTAGAGGTTGGTCTGCTTTACGGTATTCTACATTAAGTTGTCTTCTTGGAACGATTTCAGCAGCTGTTATCGTTTTGATTCTTACACTTTCTGGTTATGTGAATGTACCCACAATGGAAACAATGACGATTGTAAGTCCTCATTTATTATTTATGATTATTTTTCCTGGTGTAATTGCACTCATCGGCTGGAATGTCGGTGTTAGTATTCTTACCCCATTAAATGGTCTGTTATTTATTAACTTTGTTCCTGTTACAACACTTGTGATTTCACTTATTCAAGGAAATCAAGTAAATTATTATGAATTAATTGGAATTACGTTTATTATATTTTCATTGATTTCGAATAATATTTTTCTGCGTAGACAGCAGAAAAGTGAGCCAGTTCCGATAAATAAAATAAAAGCGTCTTCTTCTATGAAAGAAATTTTGTAG
- a CDS encoding histidine phosphatase family protein — MTFDKLLNGGYIIYFRHAEATVGNDDQTVKFEDCRTQRNLSETGKQQAMIIGKVIRQTGIPIEPVVISSPFCRAIDTAKLAFPNKIIRIVQSLAEIVTLSEVPTITDAKRKIIIHENRRLFELPPSTGQNRIIIGHSFPKEIELGNLPYMTGIVIQPKGWRKGYEVIGKLDFNEIN, encoded by the coding sequence ATGACATTTGACAAGCTACTGAATGGTGGTTATATTATCTATTTCAGACATGCTGAAGCAACAGTCGGAAATGATGACCAAACTGTAAAATTTGAAGATTGTAGGACCCAAAGGAATTTAAGTGAGACTGGTAAACAACAAGCAATGATTATTGGAAAAGTCATTAGGCAGACAGGAATACCAATCGAACCAGTTGTAATTTCAAGTCCCTTTTGTAGAGCAATTGACACTGCAAAATTAGCTTTTCCTAATAAGATTATACGTATTGTACAATCATTGGCAGAAATTGTTACTTTAAGTGAAGTGCCAACAATTACTGATGCTAAGAGAAAAATCATCATTCATGAGAATAGAAGATTATTCGAACTTCCACCCTCTACAGGACAAAACAGGATAATCATAGGCCATAGTTTTCCTAAAGAAATAGAGTTAGGGAATTTACCGTATATGACTGGAATTGTAATTCAACCAAAAGGCTGGAGAAAAGGATATGAAGTAATTGGCAAGTTGGATTTTAATGAAATAAATTAA
- a CDS encoding dienelactone hydrolase family protein has translation MINIQSNSNKLIIVVHEIYGVNQHMKKVCHSLSERGFDVICPNLLEIEGPFEYSFEEVAYRNFMENIGFINATNKIKRVLQDNKDSYEKVFIVGFSVGATIAWLCSEENDIDGIVGYYGSRIRNYLEIEPLCSTMLFFPESEKSFNVNELISYLEKKNIEIHKIHGEHGFSDPNNSKYNVKSAQESFDILVDFLSKH, from the coding sequence TTGATAAACATACAAAGTAACTCAAACAAATTAATTATAGTAGTACATGAAATTTATGGAGTTAACCAGCATATGAAGAAAGTTTGCCATTCATTATCAGAAAGAGGCTTTGATGTTATTTGCCCCAACTTATTAGAAATAGAAGGACCTTTTGAATATTCATTTGAAGAAGTTGCTTATCGAAATTTTATGGAGAATATCGGGTTTATTAATGCGACAAATAAAATTAAACGTGTATTGCAAGATAATAAAGATTCATATGAAAAAGTCTTTATTGTTGGATTTAGTGTTGGGGCAACCATTGCATGGTTGTGCAGTGAAGAAAACGATATTGATGGAATTGTTGGTTACTATGGTTCGCGAATTAGAAACTATCTAGAGATTGAACCTTTATGTTCAACAATGCTTTTCTTTCCTGAAAGTGAGAAATCATTTAATGTCAACGAATTAATATCATACTTAGAAAAAAAGAATATCGAGATACATAAAATTCACGGAGAACATGGATTTAGTGACCCCAACAATTCAAAATATAATGTAAAATCTGCACAAGAATCTTTTGACATATTGGTTGATTTTTTATCGAAACATTAA
- a CDS encoding PhzF family phenazine biosynthesis protein → MKLSSFNTFTEKAFKGNPAAVCLLSDEKASSWMQDVAKEVNLPVTAFINRNKNEYHLRWFTPSTEIPICGHGTLASSFFLWKNGYVEKEKTIIFYTKSGILKSRFVDEWVQLEFPSILEEKSITPDLLIEALGVEPTYVGKNQLDYLVEVKTEAIVRDLKPRIDLIAQLPARGVIVTSHSSSNEYDFVSRFFSPAQGLNEDHVTGSAHCCLGPYWKRKLQKSEFIAYQASDRGGILKVKVLDDKVLLSGKVVTIFEGDLTI, encoded by the coding sequence ATGAAATTATCTAGCTTTAATACGTTTACAGAGAAAGCTTTTAAAGGAAATCCTGCCGCTGTATGTTTGTTAAGTGATGAAAAAGCTAGTAGTTGGATGCAGGATGTTGCAAAAGAGGTGAATTTACCGGTTACTGCTTTTATTAATCGCAACAAAAATGAATACCATTTACGCTGGTTTACTCCTTCTACAGAAATACCTATTTGTGGACACGGAACACTGGCAAGTTCCTTTTTTTTATGGAAAAACGGGTACGTGGAAAAAGAAAAAACCATTATCTTTTATACAAAAAGTGGTATTCTCAAATCACGATTCGTAGATGAATGGGTTCAATTAGAGTTTCCTTCGATTCTTGAAGAGAAGTCAATTACTCCTGATTTATTGATTGAGGCTTTAGGTGTTGAGCCTACATACGTTGGAAAAAACCAATTAGATTATTTAGTGGAAGTAAAAACAGAAGCTATTGTAAGGGATTTAAAACCAAGGATAGACCTGATTGCCCAATTACCAGCCCGTGGAGTTATTGTTACAAGTCATTCGAGTTCAAATGAATATGACTTTGTTTCACGTTTCTTTTCCCCAGCTCAAGGCCTTAATGAGGATCATGTGACTGGTTCAGCACATTGTTGTTTAGGTCCATATTGGAAGAGGAAATTACAAAAAAGTGAGTTTATTGCTTACCAAGCTTCCGATAGAGGTGGTATTTTAAAAGTTAAAGTTTTAGATGATAAAGTTTTACTATCAGGGAAAGTAGTGACAATCTTTGAAGGTGATTTGACTATTTAA